In Tissierellales bacterium, the following proteins share a genomic window:
- a CDS encoding cellulose biosynthesis cyclic di-GMP-binding regulatory protein BcsB, producing the protein SLKEYPYPYLVEGADDPVQAMIQIPQNYNETTLKTALLLSADLGHRLPFENVEPDLKLYDANNLENENLIYIGRKTNLPKEYREKLTLEELDKLNNEVLIKEIEHPRNKDKRIMMILGESEEKMLMAVKSLFEDDLQLQNDSSVVWINDKTFVDENKDDEDEYLTFEELGYAPITLSGERFNSVKYDYRMPGNWQIKDGAQLYLRLRYADVINYDTSSVTVKMNEVPVFSKKLVKEGHRLDDFFVDIPDEIKNADTLSIEVSFTLDVPRDCASGSFDQNTWAFVSNDSYLYLPHEDRDKFDLENYPYPLIKDGELNNLKVLHDRGKFLNELSHAFGYIGHRLRNISNIEIIEEVPEKLDAGQYIYIGGASKDGFVSVFNDVIKLGYDENYETYRREHSNWVNVDNDSLGILQLTRGENYNIVSLTGLSEKPLKNASKYLSDFGFVGRLGGDVQVLYASGQNQIVHRTVEQNVIQDVKDRGDINTEALNRLSGAEIRQFLIFLGLLIFGSAIVVVLKKR; encoded by the coding sequence GAGTTTAAAAGAGTATCCATATCCATATTTAGTAGAAGGCGCAGATGACCCAGTTCAAGCTATGATACAAATTCCTCAAAACTACAATGAGACTACTCTTAAGACGGCGTTATTGCTTAGTGCTGATTTGGGACATAGGTTGCCATTTGAAAATGTAGAGCCAGATTTAAAATTGTATGATGCAAATAATTTAGAGAATGAAAATTTAATTTATATTGGACGGAAAACAAATTTACCTAAGGAATATAGAGAAAAATTGACATTAGAGGAATTGGATAAATTAAATAACGAGGTATTGATAAAAGAAATCGAGCATCCTAGGAACAAAGACAAAAGGATAATGATGATACTTGGTGAAAGCGAAGAAAAAATGCTTATGGCAGTGAAATCATTATTTGAAGATGATTTGCAGCTACAAAATGACAGCAGTGTGGTTTGGATAAATGATAAAACATTTGTAGATGAAAACAAAGATGATGAAGATGAGTATTTGACATTTGAAGAACTTGGATATGCACCTATAACGCTCTCTGGAGAAAGGTTTAATTCTGTAAAATATGATTATAGAATGCCAGGTAATTGGCAAATTAAAGATGGTGCACAATTATATTTAAGACTCAGATATGCTGATGTAATAAATTATGATACGTCATCTGTAACTGTAAAAATGAATGAAGTTCCTGTTTTTAGTAAGAAATTAGTGAAAGAAGGTCATAGATTAGATGATTTCTTCGTAGATATACCAGATGAAATAAAAAATGCAGATACACTTAGTATAGAAGTATCATTTACACTCGATGTGCCGAGAGACTGTGCGAGTGGAAGTTTTGACCAAAATACCTGGGCATTTGTATCGAATGACTCATATCTCTATTTACCACATGAAGATAGAGATAAATTCGATTTAGAAAATTATCCATACCCACTTATAAAAGATGGAGAACTAAATAATTTAAAAGTATTACATGATAGAGGAAAGTTTTTAAATGAGTTATCTCACGCATTTGGTTATATAGGTCATAGATTAAGAAACATATCAAATATTGAGATTATAGAAGAGGTTCCGGAAAAATTAGATGCAGGTCAATATATCTATATTGGAGGAGCTAGCAAGGATGGATTTGTAAGTGTATTTAATGATGTAATTAAATTAGGATACGATGAAAACTATGAGACATACAGGCGAGAACATTCAAACTGGGTTAATGTAGACAATGACAGTTTAGGGATATTACAACTTACAAGAGGTGAGAACTACAATATAGTAAGTCTTACAGGTTTGTCAGAGAAACCACTAAAGAATGCATCTAAATATCTTTCAGATTTTGGTTTTGTGGGAAGATTAGGCGGAGATGTGCAGGTATTGTATGCAAGTGGTCAAAATCAAATAGTTCATAGGACAGTAGAGCAAAATGTTATACAAGATGTAAAAGATCGGGGCGATATCAATACAGAAGCTTTAAATAGATTATCTGGAGCAGAAATTAGACAATTTTTGATATTCTTAGGTTTATTGATATTCGGAAGTGCTATAGTTGTGGTACTGAAGAAAAGATAA